A region of Kribbella sp. NBC_01245 DNA encodes the following proteins:
- a CDS encoding ABC transporter permease, with amino-acid sequence MTSEGVARPEQGVVAKGNQPQRIIQKAMGSGGARSLGLVIALILLCIVGVITAGDRFASTANILTILRLAAVIGVVSIGMTFVITGGGIDLSVGAMVALASVWATTLATQTMAKDFHWILMVSTALLVGAACGLVNGLLIAYGRVVPFIATLAMLAGARGLAEIIADRKTQIVSVNGFVDFFGGSFLGLPTLVWMFALVAAAGWVLLNRTTFGRRTFAVGGNAEAARLAGIKVQRHTVALYVLAGLCCGIAAVMLMARTTTGSSTHGTLYELDAIAAVVIGGTLLSGGRGTIFGTVLGVLIFTTLSNVFTLNNLSISAQSVAKGLIIVIAVLLQQRFAARATSS; translated from the coding sequence GTGACCAGTGAGGGAGTCGCGCGGCCCGAGCAAGGAGTAGTTGCCAAGGGCAATCAGCCGCAGCGGATCATACAGAAGGCGATGGGCAGCGGTGGTGCGCGCAGTCTGGGTCTGGTGATCGCGCTGATCCTGCTCTGCATCGTCGGCGTGATCACGGCGGGGGACCGGTTCGCGAGTACGGCCAACATCCTGACGATCCTGCGGCTGGCCGCGGTCATCGGCGTGGTCAGTATCGGCATGACGTTTGTCATCACCGGCGGCGGTATCGACCTGTCGGTGGGCGCGATGGTCGCGCTCGCGAGCGTCTGGGCCACCACCCTCGCCACCCAGACCATGGCGAAGGACTTCCACTGGATCCTGATGGTCTCGACCGCGCTGTTGGTCGGAGCCGCCTGCGGACTGGTCAACGGTTTGCTGATCGCGTACGGCCGGGTGGTGCCATTCATAGCCACACTCGCGATGCTGGCCGGGGCACGTGGTCTGGCCGAGATCATCGCGGACCGGAAGACCCAGATCGTCAGCGTGAACGGATTCGTCGACTTCTTCGGTGGTTCGTTCCTCGGCCTGCCGACGTTGGTCTGGATGTTCGCCCTGGTGGCAGCGGCCGGCTGGGTGCTGCTCAACCGGACCACTTTCGGCCGCCGTACGTTCGCGGTCGGCGGTAATGCCGAGGCGGCCCGGCTCGCGGGGATCAAGGTGCAACGGCACACGGTCGCGTTGTATGTACTCGCCGGGCTGTGCTGCGGTATCGCCGCGGTGATGCTGATGGCCCGTACGACGACGGGCAGTTCCACCCACGGCACACTCTACGAACTCGACGCCATCGCGGCGGTCGTGATCGGCGGCACCCTGCTGTCCGGCGGCCGCGGCACCATCTTCGGCACCGTGCTCGGCGTGCTGATCTTCACCACCCTGAGCAACGTCTTCACGCTGAACAACCTGTCCATCTCGGCGCAGTCGGTGGCGAAGGGCCTGATCATCGTGATCGCCGTCCTGCTGCAGCAACGCTTCGCTGCCCGCGCCACAAGTTCTTAG
- a CDS encoding substrate-binding domain-containing protein, with the protein MSARRLLSATAVLGISALLVTACTSNTPEAEPSAPGATNQAGAGANDQPGKKVKIGFSAPAADHGWMGAITAAAKKEAGKHSDVELVVAEGTNDVNLQISQVETFINDKVDAIVLLPFDGAALTAVATKAMEAGITVINVDREFDSPFAARSTVLGDNYGMGRSAGTFVCKQLNGKKDAVVAEIAGIDSLPLTQDRSKGFKEALADCGLKVNNRVAAEFTVESGEKAAANLLQAAPKLDAIWNHDDDQGVGVMAAIKNSGRKEFFVVGGAGSANVMRDIKAGNTLVKATVIYPSTQGADGIRLARLIVQKKALGDLVEVEVPRTIQLFAPVVTSENVDQYLPTAFES; encoded by the coding sequence ATGTCCGCAAGAAGGCTGCTATCCGCAACAGCCGTACTGGGGATCAGCGCGCTGTTGGTCACCGCCTGCACCAGCAACACGCCCGAGGCCGAGCCCAGCGCGCCCGGCGCGACGAACCAAGCCGGTGCCGGGGCCAACGATCAGCCAGGTAAGAAGGTCAAGATCGGCTTCTCCGCACCGGCCGCCGACCACGGCTGGATGGGTGCCATCACCGCGGCCGCGAAGAAGGAGGCCGGCAAGCACAGCGACGTCGAACTGGTCGTTGCCGAAGGCACCAATGACGTCAACCTGCAGATCAGCCAAGTCGAGACGTTCATCAACGACAAGGTCGATGCGATCGTGCTGCTGCCGTTCGACGGTGCCGCGCTGACCGCTGTCGCCACCAAGGCGATGGAGGCGGGCATCACCGTCATCAACGTGGACCGCGAGTTCGACAGCCCGTTCGCGGCGAGGTCGACGGTCCTCGGTGACAACTACGGCATGGGCCGCTCGGCCGGCACGTTCGTCTGCAAGCAGCTCAACGGCAAGAAGGACGCCGTCGTCGCCGAGATCGCGGGTATCGACTCGCTGCCGCTGACGCAGGACCGCAGCAAGGGCTTCAAGGAGGCACTCGCCGACTGCGGGCTGAAGGTCAACAACCGGGTCGCGGCCGAGTTCACCGTCGAGTCCGGCGAGAAGGCCGCCGCCAACCTGCTGCAGGCCGCGCCGAAGCTCGACGCCATTTGGAACCACGATGACGACCAGGGGGTCGGCGTGATGGCCGCCATCAAGAACTCCGGCCGCAAGGAGTTCTTCGTCGTCGGTGGCGCCGGTTCCGCGAACGTCATGCGTGATATCAAGGCCGGCAACACGCTGGTCAAGGCGACCGTCATCTACCCGTCTACGCAAGGCGCGGACGGTATCCGGCTGGCCCGGCTGATCGTGCAGAAGAAGGCCCTCGGTGACCTGGTCGAGGTCGAGGTGCCGCGCACGATCCAGCTGTTCGCGCCGGTGGTGACGTCCGAGAACGTCGACCAGTACCTGCCGACCGCCTTCGAGTCCTGA
- a CDS encoding Gfo/Idh/MocA family protein: MATLGVGQIGYAFMGAAHSQAWRSAPRFFDLPLNPVMSVLCGRDKNAVEQAAGKLGWDSVETDWRDVLTRDDVQVVDVCTPGDTHAEIAIAALEAGKHVLCEKPLANTVAEAEAMAAAAAKASAQGIRSMVGFTYRRVPAIALARQLVAEGKLGTIRHVRAQYLQDWIVDPEAPLSWRLQKDRAGSGALGDIGAHIVDLTQYITGDLITEVSGQLETFVKERPLPTEHSGLTGTAGTERGPVTVDDAAIFLARFREGALGVFEATRFATGRKNAIRIEINGSDGSLAFDFEDMNLLHFYDANDNSQIAGFRRILATEAEHPYVAAWWPPGHLLGYEHGFTHQVVDLVTAIAENCDPLPSFADGLQVQRVLAGVEDSSATRQWQEIAV, from the coding sequence ATGGCGACGCTCGGTGTGGGGCAGATCGGGTATGCGTTCATGGGTGCGGCGCATTCCCAGGCCTGGCGAAGCGCACCCCGCTTCTTCGACCTGCCGCTGAACCCGGTGATGTCGGTGCTCTGCGGCCGCGACAAGAACGCGGTCGAGCAGGCCGCGGGCAAGCTCGGCTGGGACAGCGTCGAGACCGATTGGCGCGACGTGCTGACCCGGGACGACGTACAGGTCGTGGACGTCTGCACCCCTGGTGACACCCATGCCGAGATCGCGATCGCGGCCCTCGAAGCAGGCAAGCACGTCCTGTGTGAGAAGCCGTTGGCGAACACCGTGGCCGAGGCGGAGGCGATGGCCGCGGCCGCCGCCAAGGCCTCGGCCCAGGGCATTCGCTCGATGGTCGGCTTCACCTATCGCCGGGTACCGGCGATCGCGCTCGCCCGGCAGTTGGTTGCCGAGGGCAAGCTCGGCACCATCCGGCACGTGCGCGCGCAATACCTGCAGGACTGGATCGTCGACCCGGAGGCGCCGCTGTCGTGGCGCCTGCAGAAGGACCGGGCCGGATCGGGCGCGCTGGGCGATATCGGCGCGCATATCGTCGACCTCACGCAGTACATCACCGGCGACCTGATCACCGAGGTCAGCGGCCAGCTCGAGACCTTCGTCAAAGAGCGGCCGCTGCCCACCGAGCACAGCGGTCTGACCGGTACGGCGGGCACCGAGCGCGGTCCCGTCACGGTCGACGACGCCGCGATCTTCCTCGCCCGCTTCCGTGAGGGCGCACTAGGCGTTTTCGAGGCCACGCGGTTCGCCACCGGCCGGAAGAACGCGATCCGGATCGAGATCAACGGCAGCGACGGCAGCCTGGCCTTCGACTTCGAGGACATGAACCTGCTGCACTTCTACGACGCGAACGACAACAGCCAGATCGCCGGCTTCCGGCGGATCCTGGCGACCGAGGCCGAGCACCCGTACGTCGCCGCGTGGTGGCCGCCGGGTCACCTCCTCGGGTACGAACACGGCTTCACGCACCAGGTGGTCGACCTGGTCACCGCGATCGCGGAGAATTGCGACCCGCTGCCCTCCTTCGCCGACGGCCTCCAGGTGCAACGCGTACTGGCAGGCGTCGAGGACAGCTCGGCCACCCGACAATGGCAGGAGATCGCCGTATGA
- the xylA gene encoding xylose isomerase, with the protein MTDYTPRKEDKFSFGLWTVGWEGVDVFGTAVRAPLDPVEAVHRLNDLGAAAVSFHDDDLVPDDAARQHQLERFGKALAETGMVVEMATTNLFSHPVFKDGGLTANDRSVRRYALQKVLRNVDLAAELGATTYVLWGGREGAESGGSKNVGAALDRYKESMDLLCAYVREQNYDIRFAIEPKPNEPRGDILLPTIGHAIAFINDLADPEIVGINPEVGHEQMAGLNYAHGIAQALWHGKLFHIDLNGQHGPRFDQDLRFGAGNLREAFWTVDTLQGRYDGFVHFDYKPPRTEDAEGVWVTAAACMRNYLILRDKVTAFRADPDVVEALAAARVDELSQPTLAAGETLADVRAEVFDPDALAARGLAFEQLDQLAMEHLLGVR; encoded by the coding sequence ATGACCGACTACACCCCTCGTAAAGAAGACAAGTTCTCGTTCGGTCTGTGGACCGTGGGCTGGGAAGGCGTCGACGTTTTCGGTACGGCGGTCCGCGCGCCGCTGGACCCGGTCGAGGCCGTGCACCGGCTGAACGATCTCGGGGCTGCGGCGGTGTCGTTCCACGATGACGACCTGGTGCCGGATGACGCGGCCCGCCAACATCAGCTGGAGCGGTTCGGCAAGGCGCTCGCGGAGACCGGCATGGTGGTCGAGATGGCCACCACTAACCTCTTCAGTCATCCCGTATTCAAGGACGGCGGTCTGACCGCCAACGACAGGTCGGTACGGCGCTACGCCCTGCAGAAGGTGTTGCGCAACGTTGACCTGGCTGCCGAACTCGGCGCGACCACCTACGTGTTGTGGGGTGGTCGCGAGGGTGCCGAGTCGGGTGGGTCGAAGAACGTTGGTGCTGCGCTGGATCGGTATAAGGAGTCGATGGATCTGCTGTGCGCCTACGTGCGTGAGCAGAACTACGACATCCGGTTCGCCATCGAGCCCAAGCCGAACGAGCCGCGTGGTGACATCTTGTTGCCGACGATCGGTCATGCGATTGCCTTTATCAACGATCTGGCTGATCCGGAGATCGTTGGCATCAACCCGGAGGTCGGGCACGAGCAGATGGCCGGGCTCAACTATGCGCACGGGATCGCGCAGGCGTTGTGGCACGGCAAGCTGTTCCACATCGACCTCAATGGTCAGCACGGTCCGCGGTTCGACCAGGACCTGCGGTTTGGCGCCGGCAACCTGCGCGAGGCGTTCTGGACCGTCGACACGTTGCAGGGTCGCTATGACGGATTCGTCCACTTCGACTACAAGCCCCCGCGTACCGAGGACGCCGAGGGCGTGTGGGTGACGGCTGCCGCGTGCATGCGCAACTACTTGATCCTGCGCGACAAGGTCACCGCCTTCCGCGCAGACCCCGACGTGGTTGAGGCGCTCGCCGCCGCGCGCGTAGACGAGCTAAGTCAACCAACGCTCGCGGCCGGAGAGACCTTGGCCGACGTACGGGCTGAAGTATTTGATCCCGACGCCCTGGCTGCCAGGGGATTGGCGTTCGAGCAGTTGGATCAGCTCGCGATGGAGCACCTGCTCGGCGTTCGTTAA
- a CDS encoding ThuA domain-containing protein: MSQAPRRLHRMAIRFVILAVIAALSIPLGVVSATAHPGHGDETFKALIFSKTAGFRHDSIPAGIAAIQQLGQQNGFEVTATEDGAAFTDANLAQYEVVIWLSTTGDVLTADQQAAFERYIRAGGGYAGVHAASDTEYQWPWYGKLVGSYFANHPPGTPNADVKVEDHAHPSTAEAPTKWNRTDEWYNYQTNPRGAVHVLASLDETSYSGGTMGAEHPIAWCQDYDGGRSWYTGMGHTIESFNDATFRKHLLGGIRTAAGVEAADCAASLSDSYQKVTLDDNTSNPMELAIAPDGRVIYVDRNGAVKIVRTDGAVVTAGTLGVYTGQEFGLLGIALDPAFGTNGHVYLYYSPSGTLSADKVSRFTLTGDTLDLASEKEVLRIETQREQCCHAGGALEFDAQGNLFIATGDNTNPFASDGYSPIDEQAGRAAWDAQRSAANSNNLNGKILRIKPQADGSYTIPTGNMFAQGTAKTRPEIFAMGFRNPFRIGIDPTTGSLFVADYGPDAGQVSPTRGPDGRVEWNVVDQPGFYGWPYCVGNNTPYNDHNFATGTSGATFNCAGVVNDSPNNTGITTLPAAIPADLWMGKSTSGVPEIGGSGAPMTSGAYKFNPDSDSVRKWPRAFDGKAVFADWNDNRMFSVQLNDARTGVADVSRMLEKMAFKRPHALHFGPDGALYVIEWGSGFGGNNDDSGVYRIDYVQGNRAPVAKFTTDKTSGGVPLTVNFDASESRDPDGSPITYAWDFDGNGTTDSTVVKPSYTYNQPGAFTARLTVTDTDGRAAVSNATITAGNSAPQITVTLPQNGGFFDFGDTIRYQVTVTDAEDGTVDCNDVITQPALGHDEHAHGYEQYRGCSGTFPLPGDEGHVGANIFGIVTVKYTDKGSPGSAPLTTEKVVQLQPKLREAEYFNETGGPGNGVIPETTGDTAGGGQNIGFIEDGDWWAWRPMNLTGIDQLQLRAASPTAGATVVVRKDNPDHGPIVSTIQVSATGAWQTYGDFTAAVSPASTDSGTLYFVKTQGQLNVNWVKFIGKGITENQRPTVNATATPSTGTAPLAVNFTATATDPDGDLPLTYAWSFGDGGTATGASVSHTYTTAGSYTATVRVTDTRGATGTKTIPIKVDAVAPPTCLSGRSDGFDGTTLARSRWTKVIRENQDLAVANGSLVLPLTATDIYGTGNTNTPNIVLQPLPNGAWQATTKMTLAARTSYQQAGLIVYGDDDNYAKMVLQARSSGAADRIFQFVREEAGVPNEVAESNTAQLGADYPDTVWVRFTSNGTDLKAFYSADGATFTAMPQTKALAGITNPHIGMFALANRPEALPATATFDYFNVTPDDSAVQPAPTDEFDGTTLDACRWSQVVRPDTSAYRQTGGQLQIDTSTGDIYGGTATNPKNLMLQPAPDGNWTIETKVDGSAFNERYQQGGLMVYVDDANYVKLDYLATNVAGQAVTRGIELRSEVGNVVGSPQPNASPAPTQGVWYLRLAKNGSTFTGSYSADGTTWTALPAVANAALANAKIGVYAYGADQVASKTAKFDYFRVVTDVLAPTLDLAIDPQSPSGENGWWTGPVKVVASGIDESPGQVYLEQKVDDGEWQEYTTPVTITVDGSHIVQVRASDTAGNVSEVKSATVKLDKTAPTVKITGVLANAALGIADVVPIAATATDATSGASEAVLTLDGKPVSKLDGVALGLGQHLLKATAKDQAGNTGSASIAFAVVATYDGAIKLVDRFVAEKKLTSVNALLLKQAIADARKHDTRGQVLPARLALDRFLLYTNGVQNLQVRGVLRAVGTDLKGQL, encoded by the coding sequence ATGTCCCAAGCACCACGGCGCCTGCACAGGATGGCGATTCGTTTCGTCATCCTGGCGGTCATCGCCGCGTTGTCCATACCCCTAGGAGTTGTCAGCGCCACAGCCCATCCCGGTCACGGTGATGAGACGTTCAAGGCGCTGATCTTCTCGAAGACGGCCGGCTTCCGGCATGACTCGATTCCAGCGGGTATCGCCGCGATCCAGCAGCTCGGCCAGCAGAACGGGTTCGAGGTCACCGCCACCGAGGATGGCGCGGCCTTCACCGATGCGAACCTCGCGCAGTACGAGGTGGTGATCTGGCTGTCGACCACCGGTGACGTGCTGACGGCAGACCAGCAGGCCGCCTTCGAGCGGTACATCCGTGCCGGTGGCGGTTATGCCGGCGTGCACGCGGCGTCGGACACCGAGTACCAGTGGCCCTGGTACGGCAAACTCGTCGGCAGCTATTTCGCCAATCACCCACCCGGTACGCCGAACGCGGACGTCAAGGTCGAGGACCACGCCCACCCGTCCACGGCCGAGGCGCCGACCAAGTGGAACCGCACCGACGAGTGGTACAACTACCAGACCAACCCGCGTGGTGCCGTGCACGTGCTGGCCTCGCTGGACGAGACGTCGTACTCCGGCGGCACGATGGGCGCCGAGCACCCGATCGCGTGGTGCCAGGACTACGACGGCGGCCGCTCCTGGTACACGGGTATGGGCCACACCATCGAGTCGTTCAACGACGCGACCTTCCGCAAGCACCTGCTCGGCGGTATCCGTACCGCTGCAGGCGTGGAAGCCGCCGACTGCGCCGCCTCGCTGAGCGACAGCTACCAGAAGGTCACGCTGGACGACAACACCAGCAACCCGATGGAGCTGGCGATCGCCCCCGACGGCCGAGTCATCTACGTCGACCGGAACGGCGCGGTGAAGATCGTGCGCACCGACGGCGCTGTCGTCACGGCCGGAACGCTGGGCGTCTACACCGGACAGGAATTCGGCCTGCTCGGCATCGCGCTCGACCCCGCGTTCGGCACCAATGGGCACGTCTATCTCTACTATTCGCCGTCGGGCACGTTGTCGGCGGACAAGGTCTCGCGCTTTACGCTGACCGGCGACACACTCGATCTCGCCAGTGAGAAGGAGGTCTTGCGGATCGAGACGCAGCGCGAGCAGTGCTGTCACGCGGGTGGCGCGCTCGAGTTCGATGCCCAGGGCAACCTGTTTATCGCGACGGGCGACAACACCAACCCGTTCGCCTCGGACGGTTACAGCCCAATCGACGAGCAGGCGGGTCGCGCGGCCTGGGACGCGCAGCGGAGTGCCGCGAACAGCAACAACCTGAACGGCAAGATCCTGCGCATCAAGCCCCAGGCCGATGGCAGCTACACGATCCCAACAGGCAACATGTTCGCGCAGGGCACGGCGAAGACGCGGCCGGAGATCTTCGCGATGGGCTTCCGCAACCCGTTCCGGATCGGCATCGACCCGACCACGGGCAGCTTGTTCGTCGCCGACTACGGGCCGGACGCCGGCCAGGTCAGCCCGACGCGTGGACCGGACGGCCGGGTCGAGTGGAACGTCGTCGACCAGCCGGGCTTCTACGGTTGGCCGTATTGCGTCGGCAACAACACGCCGTACAACGACCACAACTTCGCCACCGGTACGTCGGGTGCGACGTTCAACTGTGCGGGCGTGGTGAACGACTCGCCGAACAACACCGGTATCACCACCCTGCCGGCGGCGATTCCGGCCGACCTGTGGATGGGCAAGAGCACGTCGGGCGTACCGGAGATCGGTGGCAGTGGCGCGCCGATGACCAGTGGCGCGTACAAGTTCAACCCGGACTCGGATTCCGTGCGCAAGTGGCCGCGGGCGTTCGACGGGAAGGCCGTATTCGCCGACTGGAACGACAACCGGATGTTCTCGGTGCAGCTGAACGACGCCCGGACCGGGGTCGCGGACGTCTCGCGGATGCTGGAGAAGATGGCGTTCAAACGGCCGCACGCCTTGCATTTCGGGCCGGATGGCGCGCTCTATGTGATCGAGTGGGGTAGCGGCTTCGGTGGTAACAACGACGACTCGGGTGTGTACCGGATCGACTATGTGCAAGGCAATCGGGCGCCGGTGGCCAAGTTCACCACGGACAAGACGTCGGGTGGCGTGCCGCTGACGGTGAACTTCGACGCGAGCGAGTCCCGCGATCCCGACGGCTCGCCGATCACGTACGCGTGGGACTTCGACGGCAATGGCACCACGGATAGCACGGTCGTGAAGCCGTCGTACACCTATAACCAGCCCGGGGCGTTCACCGCGCGGCTGACCGTGACCGATACCGACGGCCGGGCAGCCGTGTCGAACGCGACCATCACCGCGGGCAACTCGGCGCCACAGATCACCGTGACGCTGCCGCAGAACGGCGGCTTCTTCGACTTCGGCGACACCATCCGCTACCAGGTGACGGTGACGGACGCCGAAGACGGCACGGTGGACTGCAACGACGTCATCACCCAGCCCGCACTCGGTCATGACGAACACGCGCACGGCTACGAGCAATACCGCGGATGCAGCGGCACCTTCCCGCTTCCTGGTGACGAGGGACATGTCGGCGCGAACATCTTCGGCATCGTGACCGTCAAGTACACGGACAAGGGCTCGCCCGGCAGCGCGCCGCTCACCACCGAGAAGGTCGTACAGCTGCAACCCAAGCTGCGCGAGGCGGAGTACTTCAACGAGACCGGTGGTCCCGGCAATGGCGTGATCCCCGAGACGACCGGTGATACCGCAGGCGGCGGCCAGAACATCGGGTTCATCGAGGACGGCGACTGGTGGGCCTGGCGGCCGATGAACCTCACGGGCATCGACCAACTCCAGCTCCGAGCGGCGTCCCCGACGGCCGGCGCGACGGTCGTCGTACGGAAGGACAACCCGGATCACGGGCCGATCGTGTCGACCATCCAGGTCAGCGCGACCGGCGCTTGGCAGACGTACGGCGACTTCACCGCCGCGGTCAGCCCGGCGTCGACCGACTCCGGCACGCTCTACTTCGTCAAGACCCAGGGCCAGCTCAACGTGAACTGGGTCAAGTTCATCGGCAAGGGCATCACCGAGAACCAGCGCCCAACCGTGAACGCGACCGCGACTCCGTCGACTGGCACGGCACCGCTCGCGGTCAACTTCACCGCGACCGCCACGGACCCCGACGGCGATCTGCCGTTGACGTACGCGTGGAGTTTCGGCGATGGCGGCACGGCGACCGGCGCTTCCGTGAGCCATACCTACACCACGGCCGGCTCGTACACCGCGACCGTGCGAGTGACCGACACCAGGGGAGCGACCGGTACCAAGACCATCCCGATCAAGGTCGATGCCGTGGCTCCACCGACATGCCTGAGCGGGCGGTCGGACGGCTTCGACGGTACGACGCTCGCCCGGTCGCGCTGGACCAAGGTCATCCGGGAGAACCAGGACCTGGCTGTCGCTAATGGTTCGCTCGTGTTGCCGTTGACCGCGACGGATATCTACGGAACGGGTAACACGAACACGCCGAACATCGTGCTCCAGCCCTTGCCGAATGGCGCTTGGCAGGCGACGACCAAGATGACGCTTGCCGCGCGTACGTCGTACCAGCAGGCGGGGTTGATCGTTTATGGGGACGACGACAACTACGCGAAAATGGTGCTGCAGGCAAGGAGTTCGGGTGCGGCAGACCGGATCTTCCAGTTTGTGCGCGAAGAGGCCGGCGTGCCGAATGAAGTTGCCGAGAGCAACACCGCGCAGCTCGGGGCGGACTATCCCGACACGGTGTGGGTGCGGTTCACGAGCAACGGCACGGATCTGAAGGCCTTCTACAGTGCGGATGGCGCGACGTTCACGGCGATGCCGCAGACCAAGGCGCTCGCGGGCATCACCAACCCGCATATCGGCATGTTCGCGTTGGCCAACCGGCCCGAGGCGTTGCCCGCGACGGCGACGTTCGACTACTTCAACGTGACGCCGGACGACTCCGCGGTGCAGCCGGCGCCGACGGACGAGTTCGACGGTACGACGCTGGACGCGTGCCGGTGGTCGCAGGTCGTACGGCCGGACACCTCGGCGTACAGGCAGACCGGTGGTCAGCTGCAGATCGATACGAGCACGGGTGACATCTATGGCGGCACTGCCACCAACCCGAAGAACCTGATGCTCCAGCCCGCTCCTGACGGCAACTGGACGATCGAGACGAAGGTGGACGGCTCTGCCTTCAACGAGCGGTACCAGCAGGGCGGATTGATGGTGTACGTCGACGACGCGAACTACGTGAAGCTGGACTATCTCGCGACCAACGTGGCCGGGCAGGCGGTCACGCGGGGGATCGAGCTTCGCAGCGAGGTCGGCAACGTCGTTGGCAGTCCGCAGCCGAACGCGTCACCGGCTCCCACCCAGGGAGTCTGGTACTTGCGGCTGGCCAAGAACGGCAGCACGTTCACTGGTTCGTACAGCGCCGACGGGACTACCTGGACGGCTTTGCCCGCGGTGGCGAATGCGGCTCTGGCCAACGCCAAGATCGGCGTGTACGCATATGGCGCTGACCAGGTTGCGTCGAAGACGGCGAAGTTCGACTACTTCCGGGTTGTGACGGATGTGCTCGCGCCGACGCTCGACTTGGCGATTGATCCGCAATCGCCTTCGGGCGAGAACGGGTGGTGGACCGGGCCGGTCAAGGTCGTTGCCAGTGGCATCGATGAGTCGCCGGGTCAGGTCTATCTGGAGCAGAAGGTCGATGACGGGGAGTGGCAGGAGTACACGACGCCCGTCACGATCACCGTCGACGGCTCGCACATTGTGCAGGTGCGTGCGAGTGATACCGCGGGCAACGTGTCCGAAGTGAAGTCGGCCACGGTGAAGCTGGACAAGACGGCGCCGACGGTCAAGATCACCGGTGTCCTGGCGAATGCGGCTCTCGGTATCGCGGACGTGGTGCCGATCGCTGCGACCGCTACCGACGCGACGTCCGGTGCCTCCGAGGCGGTTTTGACCTTGGACGGTAAGCCGGTTTCGAAGCTGGACGGTGTGGCGCTCGGCCTCGGGCAACACTTGCTCAAGGCAACGGCTAAGGACCAGGCCGGTAACACTGGTTCGGCCTCGATTGCGTTCGCGGTCGTTGCGACGTACGACGGTGCAATCAAGCTTGTCGACCGATTTGTGGCCGAGAAGAAGTTGACGTCGGTGAACGCACTGCTGCTCAAGCAGGCCATCGCCGATGCCCGAAAGCACGACACCCGAGGGCAGGTATTGCCCGCCCGGTTGGCCCTTGATCGCTTCCTGCTCTACACCAATGGCGTGCAGAACCTGCAGGTGCGCGGGGTGCTCCGGGCGGTCGGTACCGATCTCAAGGGGCAGTTGTGA
- a CDS encoding sugar phosphate isomerase/epimerase family protein has product MARPITLFTGQWADLPFEEVARLASEWGYDGLEIACWGDHLDVRKAAEDDAYVRNRLDVLEKYNLRVWTISNHLVGQAVCDDPIDVRHQGILPAHIWGDGSAEGVRQRAAEELAVTARAARRLGVDTVVGFTGSSIWKTVAMFPPVPPSMIEAGYRDFADRWNPILDVYDEVGVRFAHEVHPSEIAYDYWSTVATLEAIGHREAFGLNWDPSHFVWQDLDPVGFLWDFKDRIYHVDCKDAKRQVGNGRNGRMGSHLAWGDPRRGWDFVSTGHGDVPWEACFRMLNSIGYDGPISVEWEDAGMDRLVGAAEAVQFVRNLAFDPPTASFDAAFSS; this is encoded by the coding sequence ATGGCGAGACCGATCACGTTGTTCACCGGCCAGTGGGCCGATCTGCCGTTCGAGGAGGTGGCCCGGCTCGCGTCCGAGTGGGGGTACGACGGACTGGAGATCGCGTGCTGGGGTGATCACCTCGATGTGCGCAAGGCCGCCGAGGACGACGCGTACGTGCGGAACCGGCTGGACGTACTGGAGAAGTACAACCTTCGCGTGTGGACGATTTCGAACCACCTCGTCGGCCAGGCCGTCTGCGATGACCCGATCGACGTACGCCACCAAGGCATCCTGCCCGCGCACATCTGGGGCGACGGCTCAGCGGAGGGCGTTCGGCAGCGTGCCGCGGAGGAACTCGCTGTGACGGCCCGGGCCGCTCGCCGGCTTGGCGTTGACACCGTGGTGGGGTTCACCGGGTCGTCGATCTGGAAAACCGTCGCGATGTTCCCACCGGTGCCGCCGTCGATGATCGAGGCCGGGTATCGCGACTTCGCCGACCGGTGGAACCCGATCCTCGACGTCTACGACGAGGTCGGCGTGCGATTCGCGCACGAGGTGCACCCTTCGGAGATCGCGTACGACTACTGGTCCACCGTCGCGACGCTCGAGGCGATCGGTCACCGCGAGGCCTTCGGGCTGAACTGGGACCCGAGCCACTTCGTCTGGCAGGACCTCGACCCGGTCGGCTTCCTCTGGGATTTCAAGGACCGGATCTACCACGTGGACTGCAAGGACGCGAAGCGCCAGGTCGGCAACGGCCGCAACGGCCGGATGGGCTCACACCTCGCGTGGGGCGACCCGCGCCGCGGCTGGGACTTCGTCTCGACCGGGCATGGCGACGTACCGTGGGAGGCCTGCTTCCGGATGCTCAACTCGATCGGCTACGACGGCCCGATCTCGGTCGAATGGGAAGACGCCGGCATGGACCGGCTCGTCGGCGCGGCCGAGGCGGTCCAGTTCGTCCGCAACCTCGCGTTCGACCCGCCCACCGCGTCCTTCGACGCCGCCTTCAGCTCCTGA